In Verrucomicrobiota bacterium, the DNA window TGACAAGCTCGTGAACGTGGTAGCCGGGTAGAATGCCACAAATGGAAGAGAGTGTCGGGTGTCGGGTGTCGCGCGTCAGCCCAGGAAAAACTGCCGGCAAGGATTGGAGGCCTCGGCGCCATGCGCACGAGCCGTCGAAGTCACGCCTCCGCCGCATTTACTCGACGCGACACTCGACACCCGGCACTCGACACTCTCTTCCATTTGTGGCATTAAAACAGAAAACCCGGCCCCATGTACGGGGCCGGGTTTTCGTTAATGCGCGTAAGGTTCGCGAACCTGAACTGACTGACTGACTGGTTAGTAGTCCATGCCGCCCATGCCGCCCATGCCGCCCGGAGCTGCCGGGGCCGGTTTTTCCTTCTCCGGCATCTCGGAAACGAGGGCTTCAGTGGTCAGCAACAGGCCGGAAATCGAAGCCGCATTCTGCAGCGCGGTCCGGGTTACCTTGGTCGGGTCGACGACGCCGGCCTTGAGCAGGTCAACGTATTCACCCGTCGAAACGTCGTAACCTTCGCTGCCCTTGCGACCCTTGACTTCCTGAACGATCAGGGCGCCTTCGCGGCCGGCGTTGGACGCCAGCTGGCGCAGCGGAGATTCCACCGCACGGCGGACGATCTCCAGACCGACCTGCTCGTCGCCTTCAAGCTTCAGGCTGTCCAAGGCTTTCTGGGCGCGGATCAGCGCGACGCCGCCGCCGGGCACGATGCCTTCTTCCACCGCCGCGCGGGTGGCATGCAGCGCATCTTCGACGCGCGCCTTCTTCTCCTTCATCTCCGTCTCAGTCGCGGCGCCTACGTTGATGACGGCTACGCCGCCCGCCAGCTTGGCAAGACGTTCCTGGAGTTTCTCCCGATCGTAGTCCGAAGTGGTCTCTTCGATTTGACGACGGATCTGGTTGACGCGCCCCTGAATCGCGGAGCTCGAGCCTTCGCCCTCCACAATGGTCGTGGTTTCCTTGTCGATCGTCACGCGCTTGGTGCGGCCGAGGTCATCCAACGTGATGTTCTCCAGCTTGATGCCGAGATCTTCCGTCAGACAACGCCCGCCGGTAAGCACCGCGATGTCTTCCAGCATCGCCTTGCGACGATCGCCGAAGCCCGGGGCCTTAACCGCCGCAACCTGCAGCGTGCCGCGCAGCTTGTTGACCACCAGGGTGGCCAGCGCCTCGCCTTCCACGTCTTCCGCGATGATCAGCAGCGGACGGCCGGCCTTGGCGACTTTCTCCAGGACCGGGAGCAGGTCTTTAAGGCTGGAGATCTTCTTTTCGTGAATCAGGATGTAAGCATTCTCAAGAACGGCTTCCATCGTCTCCGTGTTAGTCACGAAGTAAGGCGACAGGTAGCCCTTGTCGAACTGCATCCCTTCCACCACTTCCAGCGTCGTCTCGATCGACTTGGCTTCCTCCACCGTGATGGTGCCATCCTTGCCGACCTTCTCCATGGCATCGGCAATGATGTCGCCGATGGTTTTGTCCCAGTTGGCCGACACCGTCGCGACCTGCGCAATCTCGGTCTGGTCAGAAACCTTCTTGGAGATGTTGCGCAACTCTTCCACGATGGCGTCAACGGCCTTCTGGATGCCGCGCTGAAGGTAGGTGGGGTTGGCGCCGGCCGTCACGTTCTTCAGGCCTTCGCGGAAGATGGATTCGGCCAGAACCGTAGCGGTCGTCGTTCCGTCACCAGCCACGTCCGAGGTCTTGGAAGCGACCTCACGAACGAGCTGAGCGCCCATGTTCTCGTAGGGATCCTCAAGCTCGATTTCCTTCGCAACCGTCACACCGTCTTTGGTGATTGTCGGGCTGCCGAACTTTTTATCGAGGATCACGTTGCGGCCGGAGGGCCCGAGGGTCGCCTTAACGGCCTTCGCGAGTTTCTCCACGCCGCGCAGCAACGCGTGACGCGCAGACTCATCGAATTGCAATTGTTTAGCTGCCATAAAACTTTCCTAAAAGTCGTTTAATGTTCTGTGGGTACCAGTTAGCCAAGAATGCCGAGGATGTCGTCCTCGCGCAGGATCAGGTAGTTCTGATCGTCAAGCTTGATTTCGGTGCCGCCGTACTTGGAGATCAGCACCCTGTCACCAACCTTGACATTGAATTCGATCTTCTTGCCATTCTCGTCAACCTTGCCGGTGCCGAGGGCAACGACCGTCCCTTCCTGCGGCTTTTCTTTAGCCGTGTCAGGAATGATGATCCCACCTTTCTTGACTTCCTTCTCTTCGAGCGGCTGAACGAGCACGCGATCGGCGAGAGGTCTTACGTTGATTGCCATATGGATCGTATCCTCCTTTTAGTTTGTTGCTCCTTAACCAGCGCCGCAGCGGCGAAGGATGAACCGCCGCGGTACCGGAAACTACGTTGGCGATAACAGCGCGTTATCAGGGTAGATTACTTACCCCTCCGCTTGTCTTCGTCAACTACCTCAAAGTCCGCATCGACGACCCTGTCATCAGAGCCGGCATCGGTTTTCGGCTCCTGCGCGGGGCCGGCTTCCGGACCCGCCTCAGGACGCGAACCCGCCTGGGCAGACGCCTGCTTGTACAGGTCGGCGCTTACGGCCTGGAACTTCGACTGCAGATCGTCGCTCGCCCGCCGGATCGCGTCGAGATCATTACCGTTGAGCGTTTCACGAACCTGCCGGATCGCGTCCTGGATGGGCTGTTTGCGGTCAGCCGGTACCTTGTCGCCAAGCTCATTGAGCTGCTTTTCACACTGGTAGGCCAGGTTGTCCGCATTGTTACGCGCTTCCACCAGCTCGTAAGCCTTGCGGTCTTCCTCCGCATGCGCCTCCGCATCACGCCGCAGCCGTTCAACTTCGTCCTTCGTCAGGCCGCTTGAACCCGTGATCGAGATCTTCTGCTCTTTACCGGTGCCGAGGTCCTTGGCTGAAACGTTCAGGATTCCGTTCGCGTCGATGTCAAAGGTAACTTCAATCTGCGGGACCCCGCGCGGAGCGGGCGGGATGCCGTCCAAATGGAAAGTGCCGAGGTTCTTGTTATCCGAGGCCATGCGGCGTTCACCCTGGAGCACCTTGATTTCAACCCCGGGCTGGTTGTCCGCCGCCGTCGAGAATACCCCGCTCTTACGGGTAGGAATGGTCGTATTCTTCGGGATCATCGGGGTAGCAACTCCACCCATGGTTTCGATCGCCAGCGTCAGCGGGGTCACATCAAGCAGCAGGACGTCCTTCACGTCGCCACGCAACACGCCGCCCTGAATCGCCGCACCGACTGCCACCACTTCATCCGGATTCACACCCTTGTGGGGTTCCTTGCCGATGAGTTTGCGGGCAGTCTCCTGCACCTTGGGCATACGCGTCATGCCGCCCACGAGCACCAGCTCGTTGACGTCGCGCTCACTCAGTTTCGCATCCGACAGACACTGTTTAACCGGCGGGATGGTGCGCTGCACCAGATTATCCGTCAGCTGTTCCAGCTTGGCGCGCGTGAGCCGCTTTTGAATGTGCTTCGGCCCCGTCGCGTCCGCCGTGATGAACGGCAGGTTGAGTTCGTACTCTTGTGAGGATGACAAGGCAATTTTGGCCTTTTCCGCTTCCTCCTTGATGCGCTGGAGCGCGTCAGCCTGGCGGCTCAGGTCAATGGCCGTTTCACTGCGGAACTCCGCAATGATCCAGTCCATCACCGCGTTGTCCCAATCGTCGCCGCCCAGATGGGTGTCGCCGTTGGTGGCCTTGACTTCGAAGACGCCCTCCCCGATTTCGAGCACGGAGATATCGAATGTACCACCGCCCAGGTCATAGACCGCAATCTTCTCATCCTTCTTTTTATCCAGGCCATAAGCCAGCGACGCCGCCGTCGGCTCATTGATGATACGAAGGACTTCAAGCCCGGCAATTCGCCCCGCGTCTTTGGTCGCGTTACGCTGCGAGTCATTAAAATACGCCGGTACCGTGATCACCGCCTGGGTGATGCTTTCGCCAAGCTTCGCTTCCGCGTCGGCCTTCAGCTTCCCTAAAATCATCGCCGAGATTTCAGGGGGAGAAAATGTTTTGCGTTCCCCGCCGACCTGGACCTCGACATAAGCATCGCCGTTCTTTGCTTTAACGACTTTATAAGGCACCCGCTTCGCTTCGTCCTGCACTTCATCAAATTTGCGTCCCATGAAGCGCTTAATCGAAAAGATCGTATTTTGCGAGTTGGTGACCGCTTGCCGTTTGGCAGCTTGTCCGACCAGACGCTCACCGCTCTTGGTGAAGGCCACGATTGACGGAGTGGTACGAGCCCCTTCGGAGTTCTCTATTACGACAGGCTCACCACCCTCCATCACCGCCATGCACGAGTTCGTGGTGCCAAGATCAATACCAAGAATTTTAGCCATAAACCGGTGCACGGCGTACTGCAAAACGCATGCCAATCGCCGCACAAAGTTAAACTTGTTGATTACGAACCGTTTAAGTAAGAACGCGTGAGCCGGCGCGCCTTCCGGGTGCGCCATCCTGGCGCAGTGCGCCACGTGCACTGCGCCAACCTGTCTAAACGGAGCGCGCCAACTTTTTTCCCGGTAACTATAAAAATTCGTACTATGTCGAAAACCGGCTCGTCCCTGTCGCCGGTCGGGAATAGCGCTTTCAATTTGAGTCCGTCTGATCTCAAAATGCGTTTCTACCTATGAACGAGGCACCGGGGAAGGTTCAGGAACCAATGCGTACGGCCGATGAGGTCGAAACGCAGGGCGTCCAGGTCGGCGAGAGGGACATCGTTTTCGAGTGTCCCCACTGCGAGGGCGAACTCGTGGTCGACCGCGACGGATCGGGCCTCGACGTACCGTGCGCGCTGTGCGCCAAAATCGTTAACGTGCCGGCTTACCAGGGACCCAGCCTGCAATTCCTGCAGACTGCCACCGCCAAACTGGCGGACGCGTTGCAACAAACGCGCGCAGCGCCGCCGATGCGTTTTTCGTTTGGCGGAAAAAGCCGGGCCGCGCTCGACAAACGTCACCAGGAGCTGCAGCGCCTCGTTCGGGAAACCCGCAGCCGGTTGAGCGAACTGCGAGGGTTGCTGAACCATTCGAGAATCCAGGTGCACCGTTACCAGCTCAAGGTCGAGATGACCGAAGCGAAACTGGCCGAGCTTGAAGCCGAGTTCACGGCTTTAGAGCAAGCCGGGCAGCAGAATCAGGCCGGCCAGGATGCGCTTCCCCTCTCCGAAAGCGCGTAAGTGCGTCTTCTGAAGCGCGGGCCGGCCTGCAGGAAATCCGGTTGCATCCGGTGGCGATTGCCCTCAAAGTTGTGGGCTCAATCCGAGGATGGGTGCCAGAGTGGTCGATTGGGCACGCCTGGAGAGCGTGTGTACCGCAAGGTACCGAGGGTTCGAATCCCTCCCCATCCGGAATTGTTGCAACCTGCTCAGAATCAGGGCATTGAGTATTGAAACCCATGATCCTTGAGTTGATTTGATAACAAAACTGATAACACGTCTCCGGAAGTCCACGGTCGGATACCCGTATATTAAAATCGAAGTCGGGCTCGCTTTAGTTATCCGTCTCGTTATTCAATCGAAAAGCATTTTCCTTGAATAACGAGCTTTTCGATTTAATCACGGTTTAATAGTGCAGCCCGAAGATTTTCCCTCTCGAAATGCTGGCCGCTGCCAAAAGACCTTAACGGGGTATTGGGCGTTCATACCGAACCCGCTACCGCCCCGTCTTGAGGTCGATTGGAGACTTGCTGGCCTTCTCTCCGAAGCCGATCGAGCACTGGCGGAGCTTTCCGGGGCGGGGCGCTTGATCCAAAATCCCCATCTTCTAATACGGCCTTACCTCAGAAGGGAGGCCATCCTTAGCTCCCGGATTGAAAACACCTTTGCCGAGATGGAGGAGCTTTTCCTGTTGGAGGTCGAAGAAGAGGAAAAGCCTCGAAGCCCAGATATTCGGGAAGTGGCAAATTATGTCCGCGCTCTGGAGCATGGACTTGAGGCCGTCAAGAGCTCTCCGATCAGTAAGCGGCTAATCTGCGACCTGCACAGGATTTTATTGGCCGAGGTTCGCGGCGGCAAGACCTCAAAGACACCCAGAGAATTTCGCAGAACGCAAAACTGGATCGGGAAACCAGGGTCGACCTTGACGACTGCTACGTTCGTGCCTCCTCCTCCAGATGAAATGCTGGACGCCTTGAGCGATTGGGAAAAGTATTTGCACGGCGAATCCATCGCGCCTGCCTTGGTGAAATGCGCCCTTCTCCACTATCAATTCGAAGCCATTCACCCTTTCCTCGATGGTAACGGGCGCGTGG includes these proteins:
- the groL gene encoding chaperonin GroEL (60 kDa chaperone family; promotes refolding of misfolded polypeptides especially under stressful conditions; forms two stacked rings of heptamers to form a barrel-shaped 14mer; ends can be capped by GroES; misfolded proteins enter the barrel where they are refolded when GroES binds) gives rise to the protein MAAKQLQFDESARHALLRGVEKLAKAVKATLGPSGRNVILDKKFGSPTITKDGVTVAKEIELEDPYENMGAQLVREVASKTSDVAGDGTTTATVLAESIFREGLKNVTAGANPTYLQRGIQKAVDAIVEELRNISKKVSDQTEIAQVATVSANWDKTIGDIIADAMEKVGKDGTITVEEAKSIETTLEVVEGMQFDKGYLSPYFVTNTETMEAVLENAYILIHEKKISSLKDLLPVLEKVAKAGRPLLIIAEDVEGEALATLVVNKLRGTLQVAAVKAPGFGDRRKAMLEDIAVLTGGRCLTEDLGIKLENITLDDLGRTKRVTIDKETTTIVEGEGSSSAIQGRVNQIRRQIEETTSDYDREKLQERLAKLAGGVAVINVGAATETEMKEKKARVEDALHATRAAVEEGIVPGGGVALIRAQKALDSLKLEGDEQVGLEIVRRAVESPLRQLASNAGREGALIVQEVKGRKGSEGYDVSTGEYVDLLKAGVVDPTKVTRTALQNAASISGLLLTTEALVSEMPEKEKPAPAAPGGMGGMGGMDY
- the groES gene encoding co-chaperone GroES yields the protein MAINVRPLADRVLVQPLEEKEVKKGGIIIPDTAKEKPQEGTVVALGTGKVDENGKKIEFNVKVGDRVLISKYGGTEIKLDDQNYLILREDDILGILG
- the dnaK gene encoding molecular chaperone DnaK, encoding MAKILGIDLGTTNSCMAVMEGGEPVVIENSEGARTTPSIVAFTKSGERLVGQAAKRQAVTNSQNTIFSIKRFMGRKFDEVQDEAKRVPYKVVKAKNGDAYVEVQVGGERKTFSPPEISAMILGKLKADAEAKLGESITQAVITVPAYFNDSQRNATKDAGRIAGLEVLRIINEPTAASLAYGLDKKKDEKIAVYDLGGGTFDISVLEIGEGVFEVKATNGDTHLGGDDWDNAVMDWIIAEFRSETAIDLSRQADALQRIKEEAEKAKIALSSSQEYELNLPFITADATGPKHIQKRLTRAKLEQLTDNLVQRTIPPVKQCLSDAKLSERDVNELVLVGGMTRMPKVQETARKLIGKEPHKGVNPDEVVAVGAAIQGGVLRGDVKDVLLLDVTPLTLAIETMGGVATPMIPKNTTIPTRKSGVFSTAADNQPGVEIKVLQGERRMASDNKNLGTFHLDGIPPAPRGVPQIEVTFDIDANGILNVSAKDLGTGKEQKISITGSSGLTKDEVERLRRDAEAHAEEDRKAYELVEARNNADNLAYQCEKQLNELGDKVPADRKQPIQDAIRQVRETLNGNDLDAIRRASDDLQSKFQAVSADLYKQASAQAGSRPEAGPEAGPAQEPKTDAGSDDRVVDADFEVVDEDKRRGK
- a CDS encoding Fic family protein — its product is MQPEDFPSRNAGRCQKTLTGYWAFIPNPLPPRLEVDWRLAGLLSEADRALAELSGAGRLIQNPHLLIRPYLRREAILSSRIENTFAEMEELFLLEVEEEEKPRSPDIREVANYVRALEHGLEAVKSSPISKRLICDLHRILLAEVRGGKTSKTPREFRRTQNWIGKPGSTLTTATFVPPPPDEMLDALSDWEKYLHGESIAPALVKCALLHYQFEAIHPFLDGNGRVGRLLITLFLCERKCLSQPLLYLSGFFDEYRDDYYRNFLAVSQNGKWRDWIEYFLTAVREQARSALKDAETVIDLYKKYLAKLKESLRAPKTAAAILDALFENPIISISRFAKRSGHSFPTVVNGIEFWIEKGLLKEITGRQRNRLFLAQELLTVMAASESKRPAHSPDELRDQRTQAESPQ